One Oncorhynchus clarkii lewisi isolate Uvic-CL-2024 chromosome 28, UVic_Ocla_1.0, whole genome shotgun sequence genomic region harbors:
- the LOC139387427 gene encoding bucky ball, which produces MEDMNNSSHSMGVGQPHHPTNHTRPFFYVQPPTQPYYNMYQWNMNPYGQYGLPPPVIPYGRPYMAPYPYTGMQYPGYVVPQAPMQPVDYSRVFNPHISSATYDVQYRHHYQQQACVLRETACSEVQTDPSDTVHKLIDSLDRLRTNEKPPEDSELNPKSDLGSLTSETTISSSGNMEEFCGTGRELELRPLPQRQPQQGKRRQRDSPLPSSVFSDSAITAVVYDAETSQSCLEEMATQDCWSLGSVVLPIDSSSIHEESLEESRQQCHSEKSHLNTEEPGMGGQSKEHPNAPEDVKCDSVALTQSLELNGASHDHHSLDCLAPEQDCDKVLIPSASELKDPVENLASKAESSDLPYRILRLPCDQVTGMLLDDPLWYVDSAASSLVPPPQSHLSPLGSAYYCSYYPQVAQERQSVLSPSIDELSSRDELFSTDIEDVDHISGGHMYVGGGKLAEATCNTPDLSGKENVPTKSNPVEEGFAACSKTCLSCGLSLAEELRPDDSQGLCRYVEREETDDDVLEEDDYNEGGELLSACQVPVKKPHHPNGVPQPPARQFHNSKPKRGCCEDHHEVMCHEEQEHGYLWSFDCCEDHKATGKADKYKGKGGQRNAPCRPYNEKPWRAGTVASDQDSWGSSGAKYKPKSWRPYNGSQEQMRPPRRRPFVQQRPRRTDYDDHEESEFSRCQRGRGTTKRRGTRY; this is translated from the exons ATGGAAG ATATGAATAATTCTTCACACTCAATGGGAGTTGGGCAACCACACCATCCAACTAATCACACAAGACCGTTTTTCTATGTTCAACCACCAACTCAACCTTATTATAATATGTACCAATGGAATATGAACCCATATGGCCAGTATGGTCTTCCCCCACCAG TTATTCCTTATGGGCGTCCATATATGGCTCCATATCCATACACTGGTATGCAGTATCCTGGCTATGTGGTTCCCCAGGCTCCGATGCAGCCTGTTGATTACAGTAGGGTGTTTAACCCACACATCTCCTCTGCGACCTATGACGTCCAGTACCGCCACCACTACCAGCAACAGGCCTGTGTACTGCGAGAGACCGCATGCTCAGAGGTTCAAACTGATCCGAGCGACACTGTCCACAAGCTTATCGACAGTCTGGACAGGCTCAGAACCAATGAGAAGCCACCTGAAGACAGTGAGTTAAACCCTAAATCTGACCTAGGGTCCCTAACCTCTGAGACAACCATTTCTTCCTCTGGAAATATGGAAGAATTCTGTGGGACGGGTAGGGAGCTGGAGTTGAGACCTCTGCCACAGAGACAACCCCAACAGGGTAAGAGGAGGCAGAGGGACTCCCCTCTGCCCAGCAGCGTATTCAGTGACTCTGCTATTACAGCAGTGGTCTATGACGCAGAAACCAGTCAGAGTTGCCTGGAGGAGATGGCCACACAGGATTGCTGGTCCCTGGGCTCTGTGGTGCTGCCCATCGACAGCTCTTCTATCCATGAGGAGAGTCTGGAGGAGTCTAGGCAGCAATGCCACTCTGAGAAGAGCCACCTGAATACTGAAGAACCTGGGATGGGGGGGCAGTCCAAAGAACATCCTAATGCTCCAGAGGATGTCAAATGTGACTCTGTGGCCTTGACACAGAGCCTTGAACTGAATGGGGCTTCACATGACCACCACTCACTTGACTGTCTGGCTCCAGAACAAGATTGTGACAAGGTTCTGATACCATCTGCCTCTGAGCTGAAGGACCCTGTAGAAAATTTAGCCTCCAAGGCAGAGTCCTCTGACTTGCCTTACAGAATCCTCAGGCTGCCCTGTGATCAGGTTACAGGCATGCTGCTGGACGATCCACTGTGGTATGTTGACTCTGCTGCGTCCAGTCTGGTGCCTCCACCGCAAAGCCATCTGTCCCCGCTTGGGAGTGCCTACTACTGTAGCTACTACCCCCAAGTGGCCCAGGAGCGCCAGAGTGTCCTCAGCCCATCCATAGACGAGCTCTCCTCCAGAGACGAGCTCTTCTCCACTGATATCGAAGATGTCGACCATATCTCTGGTGGTCACATGTATGTGGGAGGCGGCAAGCTAGCCGAGGCAACCTGCAATACACCTGACCTCTCTGGTAAGGAAAACGTACCAACTAAATCCAACCCAGTAGAAGAAGGGTTTGCAGCTTGTTCGAAGACCTGTCTCAGCTGTGGCCTGAGCCTGGCGGAAGAGTTGAGGCCAGACGACTCACAAGGGCTATGCCGTTATGTTGAGCGGGAGGAAACCGATGACGATGTGCTAGAGGAAGATGACTACAATGAGGGAGGGGAGCTGTTGAGCGCCTGTCAGGTGCCTGTGAAGAAACCACATCACCCTAACGGAGTGCCTCAGCCGCCTGCTCGCCAGTTTCATAACAGTAAACCAAAGAGGGGCTGCTGTGAGGACCACCATGAAGTAATGTGTCATGAAGAGCAGGAGCACGGTTACCTCTGGAGTTTTGACTGCTGTGAGGACCACAAAGCGACTGGCAAAGCTGACAAGTATAAAGGGAAAGGAGGACAAAGAAATGCCCCATGCAGGCCTTATAATG AGAAACCTTGGAGAGCGGGCACTGTGGCATCAGACCAAGATAGCTGGGGGAGTTCTGGTGCCAAATATAAGCCAAAGTCTTGGAGACCGTACAATGGGTCACAAGAACAAA TGAGACCCCCACGCAGAAGGCCATTCGTTCAGCAGAGGCCCCGAAGGACTGACTATGACGATCATGAAGAATCCGAGTTCTCTCGCTGCCAGAGGGGCCGAG GGACCACAAAGAGAAGGGGCACAAGATATTAG